In Elaeis guineensis isolate ETL-2024a chromosome 1, EG11, whole genome shotgun sequence, a genomic segment contains:
- the LOC105035041 gene encoding LOW QUALITY PROTEIN: formin-like protein 1 (The sequence of the model RefSeq protein was modified relative to this genomic sequence to represent the inferred CDS: deleted 2 bases in 1 codon) codes for MPVPSFFLLLFLLLFSTPAVSSTTPIPRRALHLPFFPVATPPPAQPPSPSFPKYPSSSNPKPFFPLYPSTPPPSVPSSPATGSSLPANISSLIFPNSHSAPPRRPSAAKLVPAVALPLLALGFLAFSLAFFVRRRRRRLPSHDDKNARSDSIRLFPPGSAASAAPKPPTSDFLYLGTLVNSCTAAAAATAAADPSPAASVPRPNTSPYQKLGSPELHPLPPLSRHARREYGNADGGCSSEEEFYSPKGSSGEKESSGGLVGGRMSTSQRTFPAVAAPMEKCGSRSSTLSTPSYPSSNSVSSPSPSSPAASSPPIGSSPARSSVKSLKPRSENAELVDLGVPPLPPPPPRLPLGPLTPSPPKRKPPSPSPPSSPVEKDQERNSRISDFSCPNLRSPQRIGDFSRNPFVVSPRRGKPRRPPPPLRQAPPLPAPSRPAASRPPPPPPPPPPPPVGYWESRIRKPQASQPPVLTPPRPTGMKNSSTAAFPAESPVNSDAVEKSEETPRPKLKPLHWDKVRASSDREMVWDQLKSSSFQVNEEMIETLFVCNATNTAPKETNKRQVLPIPNEDNRVLDPKKSQNIAILLRALNVTKEEVCEALLEGNIDSLGTELLETLLKMAPSKEEELKLKEYKDDSPIKLGPAEKFLKAVLDIPFAFKRVDAMLYIANFDSEVNYLKKSFETLEAACDDLRNSRLFLKLLEAVLKTGNRMNVGTNRGDAHAFKLDTLLKLVDVKGTDGKTTLLHFVVQEIIRSEGSRLSAVTPSAAKTQANTLRDDLECRKLGLQAVAGLGCELSNVKKAATMDSEVLSSYVSKLAGGIGKITEVLRLNETLNSKENSQQFHDAMSGFLKKAEDEIIKIQAHESVALSLVKEITEYFHGNSAKEEAHPFRIFMVVRDFLAILDQVCKEVGRINDRTIVSSARQFPVPVNPTLPHAFPRFQALRPESSDEESSLSS; via the exons ATGCCAGTCCCTTCCTTCTTCTTGCTTCTCTTCCTGCTGTTATTCTCCACTCCGGCGGTCTCATCCACCACGCCCATTCCACGGCGGGCCCTCCACCTGCCCTTCTTTCCCGTGGCCACCCCACCGCCGGCCCAGCCACCATCCCCATCCTTCCCGAAATACCCCTCCTCCTCCAACCCGAAGCCCTTCTTCCCATTATACCCCTCCACGCCTCCCCCCTCCGTTCCCTCCTCCCCCGCCACCGGCTCCTCCCTCCCCGCCAACATCTCCTCCCTCATCTTCCCCAATTCCCATTCTGCTCCTCCCCGCCGCCCCTCCGCCGCCAAGCTCGTACCCGCCGTCGCCCTCCCCCTCCTCGCACTCGGATTCCTCGCCTTCTCCCTCGCTTTCTtcgtccgccgccgccgccgtcgtCTCCCGTCCCATGACGACAAGAACGCCCGTTCCGACAGCATCCGCCTCTTCCCCCCCGGCTCCGCCGCCTCCGCCGCCCCTAAGCCCCCCACCTCCGACTTCCTCTACCTCGGCACCCTTGTGAACTCCTGCacagccgccgccgccgccacagCCGCCGCCGATCCCTCCCCAGCCGCGTCCGTCCCCCGGCCCAACACCTCTCCCTACCAAAAGCTGGGCTCGCCGGAGCTCCATCCTCTTCCCCCCTTATCTCGCCATGCTCGCCGCGAATACGGGAATGCCGACGGCGGGTGCTCGTCGGAGGAGGAATTTTACTCCCCGAAAGGGTCTTCCGGCGAGAAGGAGAGCTCCGGGGGTCTCGTCGGCGGCCGGATGTCCACCTCACAGCGGACTTTCCCGGCCGTCGCTGCCCCGATGGAGAAATGTGGGTCCCGGAGCTCCACGCTGAGCACGCCTTCGTATCCGTCGTCCAATTCGGTGTCTTCTCCGAGTCCATCATCGCCGGCGGCTTCGTCACCGCCGATCGGATCGAGCCCGGCACGGTCCAGCGTCAAATCTCTGAAACCTAGATCCGAGAATGCTGAGTTGGTCGACCTCGGTGTCCCGCCACTGCCGCCTCCTCCGCCCCGCCTGCCGCTCGGGCCGCTGACTCCTTCGCCTCCAAAGAGGAAACCCCCTTCTCCCTCCCCACCTTCTTCACCGGTGGAGAAGGATCAAGAAAGAAACTCAAGGATCTCGGACTTCTCCTGTCCGAACTTGCGATCGCCGCAGAGAATTGGGGACTTCTCGAGGAACCCATTTGTTGTTAGCCCCCGCAGAGGCAAGCCCCGCCGC CCGCCGCCGCCACTGAGGCAAGCTCCTCCGCTGCCAGCACCGTCGAGGCCAGCTGCATCGCGACcgccaccaccacctcctccgccaccgccgccgccggTTGGTTACTGGGAGAGTCGGATCCGAAAGCCACAGGCTAGCCAGCCTCCAGTTCTCACTCCTCCCAGACCTACTGGAATGAAGAATTCTTCCACAGCGGCTTTCCCAGCAGAATCTCCGGTGAATTCGGATGCAGTGGAGAAGAGCGAGGAGACCCCTCGCCCAAAGTTGAAGCCTTTGCACTGGGATAAGGTCCGGGCGAGCTCTGATCGAGAAATGGTGTGGGATCAGCTGAAATCGAGCTCATTCCA AGTAAATGAGGAGATGATTGAGACTTTGTTTGTTTGCAATGCAACAAACACAGCCCCAAAGGAGACGAACAAGCGACAAGTGCTTCCAATTCCAAATGAAGATAACAGGGTGCTTGATCCGAAGAAGTCTCAGAATATTGCTATCCTCCTGAGGGCACTGAATGTGACAAAGGAGGAAGTCTGTGAAGCCCTATTGGAAG GTAATATAGATAGCTTAGGAACTGAGCTATTGGAGACTTTGCTAAAGATGGCTCCAAGCAAAGAAGAAGAGCTTAAATTGAAAGAGTACAAAGATGATTCCCCGATCAAGCTTGGTCCTGCAGAAAAGTTTCTCAAGGCAGTGCTTGATATACCGTTTGCTTTTAAGAGAGTGGATGCGATGCTTTACATTGCTAATTTTGATTCAGAGGTCAATTATCTTAAGAAATCGTTTGAAACTCTTGAG GCAGCCTGTGATGATCTGAGAAACAGCAGATTGTTTCTGAAGCTTCTAGAAGCCGTTCTAAAGACCGGGAACCGCATGAATGTTGGTACCAACCGTGGTGATGCACATGCCTTTAAGCTTGACACACTACTCAAGCTAGTTGATGTCAAAGGCACCGATGGCAAGACTACTCTTCTGCATTTTGTTGTCCAGGAAATCATCAGATCTGAAGGCTCCCGCCTTTCTGCCGTGACCCCATCAGCTGCCAAAACCCAGGCAAATACTCTACGAGATGACCTTGAGTGCAGAAAGCTTGGCCTCCAAGCTGTCGCTGGCCTTGGGTGTGAGCTCAGCAATGTGAAGAAAGCAGCCACAATGGATTCTGAGGTGCTCAGCAGCTATGTCTCTAAACTTGCTGGTGGGATTGGGAAAATAACTGAGGTTTTAAGATTGAATGAAACCTTGAATTCAAAGGAAAATAGCCAGCAATTTCATGATGCTATGAGTGGGTTCTTAAAGAAGGCAGAGGACGAGATCATTAAAATCCAGGCACATGAGAGTGTTGCACTGTCTTTGGTCAAGGAAATAACCGAGTATTTCCATGGCAACTCAGCCAAAGAAGAAGCTCACCCTTTCAGAATTTTCATGGTGGTCAGGGATTTTCTAGCCATCCTTGATCAGGTCTGCAAAGAGGTTGGAAGGATAAATGATCGCACCATTGTCAGCTCAGCACGCCAATTCCCAGTACCTGTAAATCCAACACTACCACATGCATTCCCAAGGTTCCAGGCATTGAGGCCTGAAAGCTCTGATGAGGAAAGTTCATTGTCATCATAA